Proteins from one Candidatus Niyogibacteria bacterium CG10_big_fil_rev_8_21_14_0_10_46_36 genomic window:
- a CDS encoding 50S ribosomal protein L3, producing MKFILGQKLEMSQIFDEEGNAIPVTLVQAGPIVVTQTKTNEKDGYSALQVGFGQKSKNKMKKPQAGHLKKHAGKENLRWMREVHTEEEMKPGDTIDVSVFTEGEKVEVSGISKGKGFQGVVKRHGFHGGPRSHGQKHSEREPGSIGTGGVQRVIKGLRMAGRMGSDRVTLKSVRVVKVDAKNNIIALKGALPGAWGTLLEIKGKEASVKK from the coding sequence ATGAAGTTTATTTTAGGCCAAAAATTAGAAATGTCGCAGATATTTGATGAGGAGGGAAATGCAATTCCCGTGACTTTGGTGCAAGCTGGACCCATTGTTGTCACCCAAACAAAGACCAATGAAAAGGACGGTTACAGCGCCTTGCAGGTTGGTTTTGGGCAGAAGAGCAAGAATAAGATGAAGAAGCCTCAGGCGGGACATCTCAAAAAGCATGCTGGCAAAGAGAATCTCCGTTGGATGAGGGAAGTTCATACTGAAGAAGAAATGAAACCGGGGGACACAATAGATGTCTCAGTGTTTACAGAAGGAGAAAAAGTAGAAGTAAGTGGTATTTCTAAGGGAAAAGGATTTCAAGGGGTGGTAAAACGGCATGGATTCCATGGCGGACCCCGGTCACACGGACAGAAGCATTCGGAACGCGAGCCGGGCTCTATCGGAACAGGAGGCGTTCAGCGCGTTATCAAGGGTCTGCGCATGGCAGGACGCATGGGCAGCGACCGCGTCACGCTTAAAAGCGTACGGGTGGTCAAGGTAGATGCAAAAAATAATATCATTGCGCTCAAGGGAGCATTGCCCGGGGCATGGGGGACGCTTCTTGAGATAAAAGGGAAAGAGGCTTCGGTAAAGAAGTAA
- a CDS encoding 30S ribosomal protein S10 yields the protein MTATQSKAKKKSASKKSAPKKVAAKPAAPKKKKAAEEALPQKLRIRVRAYDHKILDTSVKQIVETARRYGAELTGPVPLPVEIRKYTVNRSTFVHKNAREQFEMRIHKRLIDILNPTPRIIDALTNLNLPAGVDIEVKMM from the coding sequence ATGACAGCGACTCAATCAAAAGCAAAAAAGAAAAGCGCTTCCAAAAAGAGCGCACCGAAGAAGGTGGCAGCAAAACCGGCAGCACCGAAGAAAAAAAAAGCAGCTGAAGAAGCGTTGCCTCAGAAGCTGCGCATTCGCGTTCGCGCATACGATCATAAAATTCTTGATACGTCAGTAAAGCAGATTGTAGAAACCGCGCGCCGATACGGCGCGGAGCTTACGGGCCCCGTACCACTTCCGGTTGAGATACGTAAATACACCGTAAACCGCTCAACATTCGTGCACAAGAATGCACGCGAGCAATTTGAAATGAGAATCCATAAACGGCTGATAGACATCCTTAATCCGACGCCTCGCATCATTGATGCGCTGACTAACCTGAACTTGCCAGCAGGCGTTGATATAGAAGTAAAAATGATGTAA
- the tuf gene encoding elongation factor Tu: MMAEKFERSKPHLNVGTIGHVDHGKTTLTAAILHVLGLAGNKVKMEKVADIDKAPEERQRGITIALHHSEYETEKRHYAHIDAPGHADYIKNMITGAAQMDGAVLVVSAADGPMPQTREHILLARQVGVPAIIVFLNKVDMVDDKELIDLVEAEVRELLTKYEYPGDTTPIIRGSGLKALEATSKDDEWAKPVLELAKQLDEFIPEPQRDVEKPFLMPIEDVFSIEGRGTVVTGRIERGKVKVGEEIELVGIKDTTKTTVTGIEMFNKSLDEGMAGDNAGILLRGTKKEDIERGQVLSKPGSVTPHTEFEAEVYILSKEEGGRHTPFFTGYKPQFYIRTTDVTGEVTLPSGTEMVMPGDTVTFAGKLIAPVALEEKQRFAIREGGKTVGAGVVTKIIK, encoded by the coding sequence ATTATGGCAGAAAAATTTGAGCGATCAAAACCGCACTTGAATGTCGGGACCATTGGTCACGTTGACCATGGAAAGACTACCTTAACTGCAGCAATCCTGCATGTTTTGGGCCTTGCCGGAAACAAGGTGAAAATGGAAAAGGTTGCAGATATCGACAAAGCGCCGGAAGAACGGCAGCGCGGTATCACCATTGCGCTTCACCACTCGGAATACGAGACAGAAAAGCGCCACTATGCGCACATTGATGCGCCGGGACACGCTGACTATATCAAGAACATGATTACGGGAGCCGCCCAAATGGATGGCGCGGTGCTTGTGGTATCAGCCGCAGACGGCCCCATGCCCCAGACTCGGGAGCACATTCTTCTTGCGCGTCAGGTGGGTGTTCCTGCGATTATCGTATTCTTAAACAAAGTTGATATGGTTGATGATAAAGAACTCATTGACCTCGTTGAAGCGGAGGTTCGCGAACTTCTTACGAAATATGAATATCCGGGAGATACAACCCCAATTATCCGTGGCTCGGGACTTAAGGCTCTTGAGGCTACCTCAAAAGATGACGAGTGGGCAAAGCCTGTTTTGGAACTTGCCAAGCAGCTTGATGAATTTATTCCGGAACCGCAGCGTGATGTAGAAAAGCCGTTTTTGATGCCTATCGAAGACGTATTCTCCATTGAAGGGCGCGGTACCGTGGTAACGGGCCGTATTGAGCGGGGGAAGGTAAAGGTGGGAGAAGAAATAGAACTTGTCGGCATTAAAGACACCACAAAGACTACTGTTACCGGTATTGAGATGTTCAACAAGTCATTGGACGAAGGTATGGCGGGGGACAACGCGGGTATTTTGCTCCGTGGCACCAAAAAAGAAGATATCGAACGAGGGCAGGTGTTGTCAAAGCCAGGATCTGTAACACCCCACACTGAATTTGAAGCTGAGGTATATATCTTGAGCAAGGAAGAAGGCGGACGGCACACCCCGTTCTTTACCGGGTACAAGCCTCAGTTTTACATCCGCACCACTGATGTTACGGGAGAGGTAACCTTGCCGTCGGGAACCGAAATGGTTATGCCGGGCGACACCGTTACATTCGCCGGAAAATTAATCGCACCTGTCGCATTGGAAGAAAAGCAGCGGTTTGCTATCCGTGAAGGAGGCAAGACTGTAGGCGCGGGAGTTGTAACAAAGATCATTAAATAA